The following DNA comes from Candidatus Babeliales bacterium.
TTCTTCCCTAATTATTATCTTTACCAATCACGTAATGTGCATGAAGCGACCACGTACCACTGCAATGATTACACGTAGCGAAAGCAAAAAACTATGTTTGCCACAATCATCTGACCCATTCTTGCCAATCGAAATTATTGAACAAAACATTCGTAAAGAAATTGTTGAATCATTTAAATTTGGTAATAACACACCTAAATATATGGAACGTACCATCAAAAACATACGTGCGGTAAACGAATCGTGGAGAACTTATTTCGATGAGCCCAATATTATTCGTACTATTATCAGCAATGCTTCCTCTATCCCTTGTTATCGAGGCCTTTTAGCTCATTCAATCAATCTATCTTCAGTAAAAAACTATTTAAACCAATCGGAAGAACTAAATTGTTCCATAGCCACTATTGATCGCAATAAAATTAAAGATCTTATAAAAGCTGGCGCAGATATTAATTATTGCTACCAACATGCTGGAAAGATAGTAGTTTTTCCTATTTTATTGATGGCGCAAGATGACTATGATAAAACAAAATTGCTTCTTGATTTGGGCGCTGACCAAAATATCGCTTGTGCCCTTACTCCCTTAGGTTTTGCCATGCTAATCAACGCAATCAAATTTATTCAACTTTTTCTTGAATATCATCCACGCTGCAAACATGTAAAAGAAGCAATCCAAACAGAAAATCTAGAAATTGTACAATTGATCTTACAACAAAAAGATATTCCTACTGAGGAAATAGAAATCGCAAAAGAATTTGCGATAGAACAAAAGAATGATACTTTTATACAATTGCTCAACGAATACGTGAATACTCAAAAAAATAAAGAAACATGTTTAAAATAATCGTCTTACTCACAATAATAACTTTCCAACAAGTTCTATGTATGAAAGAGTTCGCTCCATCTGTGTGTCTGACACCAACCATCATCTTGCCAAAGGAAATAGCACAGCATATTTTTATCGACGGTATACTAGAAGATCGAAACCATTCAAGAACTCCGCTACAAATAAGCAACTATCTTTTTAAAATCAGCACTATCAATAAAAGTATGCACACATACACGCATCATTCGGAAATAGTCACATATATTATTGAAAGAGTTATAAATAAACCTACACAGTATGAACCTTTGTGCCAATTAAATTGTGCAATAAACATGAAGCGCAAGCAGTCCATAGAATTAGCACTTACTGCAAGAGCACAACCAAGTTTTTGTCTTGATACTCTTGTTCAAGAAACCTTAGAGCTTGCGGTACAACCACAATACAAAAATATCTTTAAAAAAAATATGGAAATTCTCGAATTGTTATGCAAATATGGTGCTGCAGATTTTGAAACAATGATACTCGCAGCTAACGCAAAAAATAACATTACCGATATAATTAATATACTCGATTTTGGCGTCAAAAACGCAAACATTCGACTTTCTAGTTCAAACGCCAAATCATAAAATTTAAAACAATGGCAAACAAATTCCACATAGCATACGGTAGTAATAACAACGATATTGCGCGTGAAAAATCAGAAATCAACGCCAGAATTGCCAATGTTGTAAGTTCAAGAGCCAATGCACTTAACAGAGCTGCACCAATCAAATGTTTGTAAAAGAAAAGATATGACCAGTATACGTTTAAAAAAGCGTTGCAACAGAAAAGACCCATGAGCAGATAGAATTTATTATTACGCTCAAATCGATTAAAAGCAAGTACTGCTGCAGTAGTCGTAAAGGCATAAATTATGTGCCATACAGTACGAATTACCCAATCTTCTGGCATAATTGCAGGCAATGTTAAAGTTCTATACCACTGCATTCCACACCACGTATAAAAACCACCCAAAAACATCACTAATAAAGTAACAGCAGGAATGACCAGATAATTTGTTTTTACTTTTATCGTTATACTCATAATATTTACCTATTAAAAAAATACTTTTTCACAAAATATTCTTTTTTTTACGGCAATTGCAATAAGTTAAACCAAATTGTGCTCATTTTGAACTAAAAATAGCCTTTAACCACTTCAAAGCTGTGTTACTTTGCTGTGCATGCGCCATCTGAAGTTGTGCAAGTGCAATTTGCTCTTGAGCAATAGTTTGCTTTTCATATAACAAACTTTCCTTATAAATATTCAGCTGTGGTAAATAATCTTTATGTTCTCTAATCCGCTTAATAGCATCTGATATGTTTCTGAAAAATTTATTTGCACGCGATAATGAAGCATCACACTCTTCTTGCAATAAAACATCTTTACCAACTTCTGCTGAAGCTTTATTAATTAAACTAAATGCATAATGCACTGTCGGAACTAAATCAATAAGATGATTATATGCGCTAATAAGCGGTAAATCATCAGTAAGATATACATCTTGTACTGCATCAAAAAAAGCCTTGTCGCTCTCAAATGTTGTTTTTGTTAATGTATGACGTGCAAGTTCATTCAGCAAAATATTCGCACGCTTAATGCGCCCTAAGGGCGTTGATCTATGCAATATATAGTATGCTGTTGCTGTTACCAAAGAACTGATTCCAATCAAGGTTGCTGGATGTATTTTTCCTGGAAAGTCTTGAATTGCTTTATAACTACTACCTGCACAAAAACATGCTATCAATGTT
Coding sequences within:
- a CDS encoding TspO/MBR family protein, with product MSITIKVKTNYLVIPAVTLLVMFLGGFYTWCGMQWYRTLTLPAIMPEDWVIRTVWHIIYAFTTTAAVLAFNRFERNNKFYLLMGLFCCNAFLNVYWSYLFFYKHLIGAALLSALALELTTLAILALISDFSRAISLLLLPYAMWNLFAIVLNFMIWRLN